A genomic segment from Zygotorulaspora mrakii chromosome 1, complete sequence encodes:
- the BOR1 gene encoding Bor1p (similar to Saccharomyces cerevisiae BOR1 (YNL275W); ancestral locus Anc_1.73), with the protein MKRFGLPFCNFRNCEEVDTQSESTNAPGVGSEVTITSTNEKRKLPKPGAGILLDLREQIPTYWKGWKDSWDYRVIPSVVETFFSNLLPALAFAQDMFDRTENAYGVNEVLLSSGLAGIVFGALSGQPLCIVGVTGPISIFNYTVYEIIKPLNTNFFGFMFWVCIWSMILHFLLALSNLVCLLQFVTSFPCDIFGLFINIIYIEKGIQILIRQFNPENQLEDISAGFASIVVALVMTIFGLMFKNITRTTLLNYKLRTFISDYSTALSVLFWSSFIHFGGYLSDIDFQRLPITRSFYPTSTNHRGSSTWLAYAHISTKHIFIALPFGIILTILFYFDHNVSSLMAQRAEYKLKKPASFHYDFALLGATTGISGVLGIPAPNGLIPQAPLHTESLLVRDPDGNVLRCVEQRFTNTIQGLMCIATMARPFLVCLGEIPQAVLSGLFFIMGIQGLLGNEIISRIMWLFTEQRSKTADNALYYVSNKYLITFLCFSLAGFVGEFAITNTVAAIGFPLILLLTVIASFLFPKCFPKRQLNILDTKVAEEFTLKNLLLFNTDEVTSKDDT; encoded by the coding sequence ATGAAACGATTTGGACTCCCGTTTTGCAACTTTCGAAATTGCGAAGAAGTAGATACTCAATCAGAATCAACAAACGCACCAGGTGTGGGTTCAGAGGTTACAATCACATCTACTAATGAAAAGCGAAAACTTCCCAAACCAGGGGCAGGAATATTGCTAGATCTCAGGGAGCAGATACCCACGTATTGGAAGGGCTGGAAGGATTCATGGGACTACCGCGTTATCCCATCAGTAGTAGaaacatttttcagcaaCTTATTACCGGCATTAGCGTTTGCCCAAGACATGTTCGATCGAACAGAAAATGCATATGGTGTTAATGAAGTGCTTCTATCCAGTGGATTGGCTGGCATTGTTTTTGGAGCTCTTTCAGGACAACCACTGTGCATCGTTGGTGTTACAGGGCcaatatcaattttcaattacACAGTTTACGAAATTATAAAGCCGTTAAataccaatttttttggatttatGTTTTGGGTTTGCATATGGTCAATGATTTTAcactttcttcttgctctcagtaacttggtttgtTTGTTACAGTTTGTTACTTCATTCCCCTGTGACATCTTTGGgcttttcatcaatatcatttatattgaaaagggaattcaaattctcaTAAGACAATTCAATCCCGAAAACCAACTGGAGGATATATCTGCTGGTTTTGCAAGTATTGTTGTGGCATTAGTCATGACCATTTTTGGGCTCATGTTCAAGAATATAACTCGTACTACCTTACTGAACTATAAGTTGCGAACATTCATATCGGATTATTCAACAGCTTTATCTGTTCTCTTTTGGTCCTCGTTCATTCATTTTGGTGGCTATTTATCGGATATTGATTTCCAGAGATTGCCAATAACTAGGTCATTTTATCcaacttcaacaaatcaTAGAGGCTCATCCACATGGTTGGCCTATGCACATATTTCAACGAAGCATATCTTCATTGCTTTACCGTTCGGTATCATTCTAACAATTCTATTCTATTTTGATCACAATGTGTCCTCCTTGATGGCGCAAAGGGCGGAATATAAGCTAAAAAAGCCAgcatcttttcattatgATTTTGCCTTGCTTGGTGCTACTACTGGTATCAGCGGCGTATTGGGAATCCCTGCTCCAAATGGCTTAATACCGCAAGCCCCACTCCATACTGAATCTCTCTTGGTTCGTGATCCAGACGGGAATGTCCTAAGGTGTGTTGAGCAACGTTTTACTAATACTATACAAGGATTAATGTGCATAGCCACAATGGCAAGACCTTTCCTTGTATGCCTTGGCGAGATTCCTCAAGCGGTTTTATCGggtcttttcttcatcatgGGTATACAAGGATTATTAGGCAATGAAATTATATCAAGAATTATGTGGCTTTTCACTGAGCAAAGAAGCAAAACAGCTGATAATGCGCTGTACTATGTTTCCAACAAGTATTTAATAACTTTTCTCTGTTTCAGTTTGGCCGGTTTTGTAGGTGAATTCGCAATTACTAACACTGTTGCTGCCATTGGATTCCCGTTAATATTATTACTAACTGTGATTGCTTCTTTCTTGTTTCCGAAGTGTTTCCCAAAAAGACAATTAAATATCTTAGATACCAAGGTTGCCGAAGAGTTCACTTTAAAGAATTTGTTACTGTTCAACACTGATGAAGTTACAAGCAAAGACGATACGTGA
- a CDS encoding uncharacterized protein (similar to Saccharomyces cerevisiae YCR043C; ancestral locus Anc_1.74): MIPPPVDPALLHEHAYQGTGDLSYALNIETFTDEGGYKPLLKYGLGFFNYYLALDDEVYGRSWLEIFRFHLYEHFAIYFLIFLVAFLAWSSMVVAHIGSTSDIIFHKSKGSHKKRSEDGDSLDYHHLKV; encoded by the coding sequence ATGATACCTCCTCCTGTTGACCCAGCATTGCTACATGAACATGCCTACCAAGGTACTGGTGACCTTAGCTATGCATTAAATATTGAAACGTTCACCGATGAAGGCGGATACAAACCGCTTTTGAAGTATGGATTAGGTTTTTTTAATTACTATTTGGCTTTAGATGACGAAGTGTACGGTAGATCGTGGTTAgaaatttttcgatttcatctttatgagcattttgcaatttattttttgattttcctAGTAGCATTCTTAGCATGGTCATCTATGGTCGTTGCCCACATCGGTTCTACCAGTGATATAATATTCCACAAAAGTAAAGGATCGCACAAGAAGAGATCAGAGGATGGGGACAGTCTGGATTATCACCACCTAAAGgtttga